The following nucleotide sequence is from Melioribacteraceae bacterium.
TTTTCATCTTCGGCCTCTAGAGCGCCCATCATAATTCTTCCAATAAGTGCTGCATGTCTATTAATTCGAAGAAGTATATCAATAAGCTCAAGATGCATTTCATTTGTTTGAATAGCTTCGGGAATGTCTTGTCGAAGTCTGTCAAAATGTGAACGTTTCAGATTAAGCTCACCGGCTTTATATTTCTGGTATTTCTGCTCAAGCTTTTTACCGCGTTCGAATTTTGTATCCTTGAAAACATCAATTGCGCGGGCAACTTGTTTAACTGTCTGTGAATGAAACTTTGTTAACTCAGCTTTACCATCATTTGAAAATGCTAAATTAAATCGAATACGTTTTTTTGCTAAGTTCCTTAGTCGAGTTGAAATGAGATCTGCAATGATTTCAAACTCAGCTGAACATTGTAAAATTTGAAATGATTCCTCCGCTGTATTTTCGTCTATGTCCTGCTGACTTATTTTTGTTAGGTACTTTGCCGTTTTGTGTTGTAAATAATCCACTTCTTTTTCTAATTCTTTTACTTCATCAAGAACTTGCTCGTTATCTTCGAAGAACGGGATAATAATAATTTCGGACATTCGTTTTACTTTTTCGGCAAACTCCAGTACCTCAGCCTTTGCTAAATTTAATGCAAGCGTTGGAGTTGAGATCAACGAATCTTCTAAAAATCTTGTTTTGTATGGTGCTATTTCTTCTTCCTCCTTATCGGGTAAAATTTTATAAAGCAGATTAGCTATTGGTTTTAAGAAAGGAAGAAATGCCAAAGTAAATAATACATTGAAGACTGTGTGTGCATTCGCAATTTGTCGAGGTATTATTACATCCATCATCTCAGCCGACGTTTCATTACCATTAATTGTAGGTGGGATTGATTTGATTAATTCGGTAAATGTTGGAATCCACCAAACAAAAAGTATAACGGCAAAAACTTTAAAGAATGTATGTGAGAGAGCTACACGTTTAGCATCACGATTTGAATTAATTGTTGCCAATAAAGCCGTAACAGTTGTCCCGATATTTGCACCGAAGATTAACGGAATTGAAGCTTCCAATGAAATTAATCCTTGCATACTAAAGACTAGAACAATACCGAGGAAAGCCGCACTGCTTTGTATCAAGGCAGTAAAAAGTGTCCCGATAAGAATTCCAAGAATAGGATTTTCAAGTTGAAGAACAATATCAATAAACGGCTGGAATGTTCTAAGCGGTTCCATAGAGTCCGACATGATATACATTCCAAAAAATAAAATACCGAAGCCGAAAATAGATTCACCGACATTTTTAATTTTTTTGGCAGAAAAGAAAAAATATAACATAAAACCTATACCGATAATCAATAAAGAATAATCGGTAAGTTTGAAGGCAATTAACTGTAATGTTATAGTTGTTCCGATTCCCGCACCTAGAACAATTCCCATTGTTTGTGTGAACGAAATTAGTTTTGCTTGAACAAAGCTTACAAGCATAACAGTAGTTGCACTTGAACTTTGGGTAATCATTGTAACAATTGTACCGATTCCGACTGCGACAAATCTATTAGTAGTAACCGTGTTGAGAATTGAACGCATTTTATTGCCCGCGGTTTTCTTAAGACCGTTACTTAACATATGCATGCCGTAAAGGAATAAACCAAGTCCGCCAATCACACCCATTATTAACATTGCTACCCAATTATCTTTTCGAGCTATGACGGATAAATAAATTGGGTCTATCTCGCCGCTATAATTTTTAATATGAGCAGAAAAGATGTAATTGCCTTGCGATGATCCCAAACGAATATTTGTTTCAGCTTTTCCGGTTGAATCACTGTAAACAATATTCTGTTCAATAAATGTGTGTTTCTCTTTTTCGGGATGTGAAACAATATTAAAAACAACCGGGATGTTAGGAATTGGATGTTTCGCGCTGTCTAATATAAATACGGTAAATGGTTCTTTTAACATTTCGCCGGCGGTTGCATAGTAAGATTTGGAAATGCGTATTGATTCTTTTAAGACAAGCTGAATTTTTAATGAATCTAAATTTGCATTTGCATTAATAGTTAAGAATAGCAAGAATATGTATAGAAACAATTTTTTCATTTCGAATAACCGGCAATCAAAACTTATGAAGATAGTAAAATGAAGATAATTGTCAATAATAATTTGTTAGATGATATACACAACAACTTCTCCGATTGAAGGCCAGTGCTATATATCTGCCTTAAATTCAATATCAAAATATATTTTCAATAGTTGATAAAAGCGTTTGTCGTTTACAATTTCTATTTCCCGAACCGTATCATTACTTGTAATCTTAAGAGATTTATCTGTGAGTGTGATGCGTCCGTTTAAAGTTGCAATACTGCATAGTTTTTTCTGTGTAAAAGTTGAATCGGGAGAAGATTGGTGATAATTGCATTTATCCGAAAACTCTGAAATATTTCTTGGTCTTAAAGAAAAGAGATATTCATTTTTCCAACCATCCGAAGATTTCTTCTGAACAGCCAAATAATCTTTATTGAAAGAGATTATTCTAAAAATTCCTCGCTCATCTTTTTGTTCAATTCCGGTTATAATTTTGAGAGGAGAAAAGGCAAACTCTCCGAAGCCGACATCCACAATCCAATTGTCATTATCTATTTTTACAATAATAGCAAGGTGATCGAATTCATCGCCATATTTTTCTTGTGTGTTAAAAACCCGTGCCGAGACTAAATGTGTTTTAAATCCAAGACTTTTTAGAAGCTCATTAAACAAGCCATTTAATTCATAACAAAATCCACCACGTTTATTTTCTACAATTTTATTGTAAAAGTACTCGAGATTAATCGAGATAGGAATCTTGTGATGAATATCTAAATTCTCAAATGGAATATTCAATAAATGAGACTTTTGCAATGCACTAAGCGTATCAAGATTATTGCAAATTTTGTTTCTAAAATTGATACGCTCAAGATACTTGTCTAGTTGAACTTTATCCATATTTGTCTTCAGATCTTACCACAACATTGAAGCCATGCCTAATATAATCAAAGCAAAAATTAGATTAGTAGCAGCCAATGTTTTTAGTCTTTTTTGAAATCTAAAGAATTCTTGTACCGGACTTTCGCCGGGTTTAGGTGCATACTTTTGAAGATTTGGAACAACGTATAGGGCAATAGTCAATCCGACAATTATCGCCAAAAGAATAAATACATGTTTTATCAATAAGATAACACCAAAATTTGAAGTTGTATCAAGCAATAAAGAAGATGGTGTTTTTAGAAAACCGGTTATGATCAGTACGATTATACTTGACCAGGCAACGATTGAAAATCTTTTTGCGATAATCCCTTGCAATTTGCCGCTTTCACGAGCATCGATTGATTTTAGAGAAGGCTGCAATACCAAATGCATATAAATTGCACCGCCAATCCAAACGATAGAACCAAGTAAGTGTAGGTAATTGATTAAAATACGATCCATTTTCGCCTCATTTTAATTACGTTGGTTTTGAAACGTAATTATGACGCTAAAGCGGATAATAAGTTTCTTTAAAAATCACATGTATGAAAAACACCTTGAAATTTGTTTACGTTTACTCGAAATATAATAGACGAGTATAGCAGCTAACAAATAAAGCAACTCAATCTCAAGTGGAAGATTAGAATTTTGTTTGTGAAATAATGATATTATAAATAAGAATTTATTCTACAATAACTTAATCAAGGCACAACAATGATCAAAGTAAAACGAGTTTACGAAGAACCATCAAAAGATGATGGATTGAGAATTTTAGTCGATCGGCTTTGGCCGAGAGGATTAACTAAAGAGAAAGCAAAAGTTGATTTGTGGCTTAAAGAAATTTCACCAAGCAACGAATTACGAAAATGGTATCACGATAATTTTGATGAGTGGAACGAGTTTAAAAAGAAATACAAAAATGAGTTAAAAGATAAAACGGAAACAGTTGCCGAATTAAAACAATTGATTAAGAAAAATAAGATTGTAACGTTTGTTTATTCATCGAAGGAAGAAGAAAAAAATAATGCGGTTGCGTTGAAAGAGTTTGTTTCTTAAATGTTTTTATTCAACTCTTCTGTTTTATTCGTGCATTAATGGCTTGCGTTTTTGACTTTGAATTGTATGAATAACAGCAGAGTCCCGCGAAGTAGCTTTCCTTTTTTAGCCACAAATTAATGAATTAGGTGCTAAAGATTTTTTACTTCAAGCGCACATACGTTTTGATTAATTCTTCTTCTGCTTTCTCGGTGAAAGTTTCGAATCCTTTGTCTTCCATAATTTTAAGTAGCGGCGCCGGGATAAATGGAGTGATTAATAAGTAATTTTCATTTTCTTTTAATTCAAGTATCTCTTTCGTGACTTTTACCGCTGGATGATTTCCGTTTTCCAAATCTTCCCGTGCATCGTATTTTTTTTTAATAGGATTTTCTTCAACCCAAACCGGTTTTGGTTTTATTTTTTCAAAAATATCTTCTTCGACTTCAATATCATCTAATCCCGTAGCATTACGAAGCTCGTTTATTAACAAAGATAATGAAACACCGCCGACAACAGAGGCTTGTTTCAAAGTTGTTACTTTTGCAACGGTTCTTCTTAATACAGGATTTTTTAATTTCTTAAAAACCGGTGCGATCTCAATAAGTTTATCTTCAAGCTGCGGATAATTTTTAAGTAAATCACCAACTAAAGTTTTCGGCGTTATATCTAATTTAATATCTTCTTTAATTGTCATACTGCAAAATTCTCCTTTCACCTTCTAATTCTCTAAACTCGGCTATGTCTTGTGTTAGTTCGAGTGTTCCTAAATATTTTCCTTCTTTGTCTCTCACCGCATAGTAAGAAATGTGAACATACTTACCGTGAAAATCTATCCAGAACTTTGCTGCATCTTGTTTGCCGGATTTAAAATCATCTAAAATTTGATTAACAATATGAACGCTTGACGGAGGATGGCAATATTGAACTTCCCTTCCGAGTATTGCTTTACTTCTTTGGAATATTCTGTCTGTTCCGTGTGAGAAGTAACGAACTTTATCTTCTTTATCAACAAATGTTATATCAAGTGGAATAGAATTAAAAATTCCTTCCAATTCTTCAGGCGATAAACTTCCTGTTGAGAGTTTGAATTTTGTTTCTTCTTTCCCCAATGGATCCAACTTTGTATCAAACTCGGGCTGCCATCTTTTATCGGGATAAAAAATACAGAAACCAATTTCATCACTCTGTTGATCAATTTCATACCACTCGATATCTGTGAATGTGTCGATACACATAGGAAACAAAATATTATCTTCTTTGTAAATCATTTCTTCGATCGATTTAAGCGTCGGTTCAAACATAAATTCAATGAATCCGTTCAAGGTTTCTAAATCAATATTTTCTTTTTCCTCGAACACAGAAAAGGCAGATTTTAACAAACCTCTCGTTTCATCATGCTTCCCCCACATAACCATCGGTGGTCCCGTGATGTTGTGTTTTTCCAAAAAAGGAAACACTAAGTTTTCTTTTCTTACATAATGCTTTTCAATATCCATCAGCAAATTAAATTGTTTGTTGATTTCGTTAAGTGTCTCCGCCGGTGATCCGTTATAATCTTCAGTTGGATAAAGTTTACGAATGCTTTCGATTACTTTTTCTATTTCACGATTTTCATTTATGAAAACATCAACCGGATGCCCTTCCGGAATTTCTTTTGAAAACTTACTCATTAAATTTCCTTTAAGAGCATCAGAATGAAGATCACAGAATTTTAAGACTTCTTCTCTATCCAATCCTTCTTTAATTAGTTCTTCTTCTGCTTGCACCACTTCACCGTAAGGGACTTCACCCATAATTTTTTTGAGTTCTTTTTGTGTCTCTTCTACGGTTTCACCAGCGTGAAGTTTTAGAATAAGGGTCTTTAAGTTTTTTACTCTTTGTTCGCTGTTGTTTATAAATTCACTCATGTTGTTACCTTATATTTTAATAGGGCTGAAGCCCAGTATAATTATGAATCAAATTATCGGCAATGAAAAATGATTTATGTATAAATTGCCGTCCACTTTAGCGGACGGACTAAAAAAGTAAATATGATTGGGGCTTTAGCCCCATTCGATTATTTTAATTTATTTGTGTTTCTTTTAAAACTTTTCCATCTATACCGATTAATTTTACATCGACTACAATGTCACTTCCGGTCATTTCAATCGCTTGCTGAACCATTTGAACTAAACCGCCGCAACATGGGACTTGCATAACTAAAACTGTGATAGCTTTTAGTCTGCTTTGTTCGACCATAGTTATCAACTTATCAAAATAAACTTGTTTGTTGGTGTCTAGTTTTGGACATGCAATTGCGAGACTTTTCCCTTTGAGAAAATCTTTATGAAAATCGGGATAGGAAAATCCGCAGCAATCAGCCGCGAGTAGTAAATGTGCATCTCTGTAATACTGAGCTTGAGGGGAAACAAGATGTAATTGAATTGGCCAATGTGTTAAATGTGATTGTCTTGATCCGGATTCATTTTCAGAATAATCATCTGCTTCGAATGACATTTCTTTTGAGCCGGGACAACTTGTATGTTCAACCTTTTCCTTTCGTAACTCGGGGATCGGAATATTATATTTATTCAAGTATTCAATTGCCTCGGTTACAAAGTCCAATTCATTATGATCAATCAAATGTTCAAGATGCGCTTTGATTACATTTGGTCCGCCTTTTACAATATAATCCATAACTTTAGATTCATTATACGGCTCGGCTTCACGCTTTTCAATTGTCAAAGCACCTTGAGGACAATGACCGATGCACGCACCTAGACCGTCGCAAAAAAGATCGCTAATAAGTCTGACTTTACCGTCAATTACTTGAAGAGCACCTTCATGACAGGAGGGAACACATTCGCCGCAGCCATCGCAAAGTTCTTCGTCTATTTTTATTATTTCTCTTTGCATATTATCTCATTTATAAAAAGAAAAAATATTCTGATTATAAAATAAAGAACATGCGTGTCTCTTGCAAGGGGAATCGAAAACAATACAGTTTGTCCTTGGAAAGCAGATCAAAATAAACGATTTCAATTGACAAATAAATGAAATTCTGCTAATTTTTAATCAGAAATATAATTCTGATTAAATGAAAGAAGTAAAATGAAGGAAAAAAAGAAGTTCATAAGAAATACAGAAAAATCGATACAGAAACATAGATTTTGGGTTCAATCAGCAGTAGTACTGATTTGCATTTGGATTGGTATTGAGTTTCATCTTTTTGTTGAGTCATTAGAAGGCGGAAACCCGTCAGATGTCGGATATCGCCCACCCGGAGTTGAAGGATTTTTACCTATCAGTGCATTAATGAGTTTATATTATTTCTTTTTAACGGGCGAAATTCATCAAGCACATCCGGCGGGATTCGTAATTCTCGTTGGCATAGTTTCTGTCTCATTTATCTTCGGTAAGGCTTTTTGCAGTTGGATGTGCCCGATCGGTTTCTTGTCTGAATTGATTGGTGATTTTGGAGACAAAGTTGCCAAGAAATTATTTAAGAAAAGAATTAAAATGCCGAAGATTTTGGATTATCCGCTTCGAAGTATAAAATACCTTTTGCTTGCGTTCTTTGTTTATTCAATATTTTTTGCCATGACCGCCGCCTCGTTGAAATACTTTCTCGATAGCCCGTATAATATGGTTGCCGATGTTAAGATGTATGGATTTTTTGCAGATATTTCTCGATTTGCATTAATTGTTATTGCGGTGTTATTTGGATTGTCGATTATCTTTAGAAACTTCTGGTGCAGATACCTTTGTCCGTACGGGGCCTTGCTTGGTGTTTTTAGTTTGCTAAGCCCAAACAAAATCAAACGTGATCCAATTTCATGCATTGATTGCGGTTTATGCAACAAAGCTTGTCCGTCATTTATTAAAGTCGATAGTGTAAAAACAGTTTGGTCGGATGAATGTTCAACATGTATGAGTTGTGTTGATGCTTGTCCTGTTGAGGATACTCTACAATTAAGACCTCAATTTGGAAAAAATAAAATCAATAAAAAATTTGTTGCAGTTGGAGTTGTGGGTCTTTATATTCTAATTATTGGTCTCGGAATGTTAACGGGCAACTGGCAAAATAATATTTCGAATGAACAATATATTCTACATCAAAAAAATATACAAAGCTTAGGACATCCAAGAAGTACAGCCGACATCGAAAGGTTAAACAAAATTACAGAAACAGGGGATAATAATGTCTCAAGAAAATCAGAAAAGAGGACTAATTAAGAAAATACTGAATTTCCTTACTCCACCGCCTCAATGGAGGTTCCCGGTAATAATTATGCTTGGAATTTTCTTTGGAATAGGTGTTCACATCTTTTATATCTCGAATGCCGTATCATATCTTTCAGATGACCCGCAAGCATGTATAAATTGCCACGTTATGACCCCTCAATTCGCAACTTGGGAAAGAAGCAGTCACGCTAAAGTTGCAACATGTAATGATTGTCACGTTCCGCAAGACCACATTGTAAGAACTTATTACTTTAAAGCGATGGACGGATTACGACACGCAACTATGTTTACATTCAGACTAGAACCACAAGTAATAAGAATTAAAAGTGCGGGAAGAGAAGCTGTTCAAGAAAATTGTATTAGATGTCATTCAAACCAAATTCACCCGATCGCATTAAGAGCAATCAATAATAGAAATGTAGAAGATCAACGACCCGGTTACTGCTGGGATTGTCATAGAGAAGTCCCTCACGGAAAAGTAAAAGGTTTATCAACAACACCGTATGCACAAACTCCACAATATGAACCTATTACACCGGAATGGATGCAAAAGTTTTTTGCAAAAGAAAATTAATAATAACAAAAGAAGGGTTTATTGATGAGACCAATTCAAGACATCATTAAAGAAAAACCATGGGTTGGGTGGTTTTTATTTTTTGCTACCGTGGTAATTGTATTTTTAATCGGGTTATTCGCATCTTCTATTGTTGAAAGAAGAAGTGAAGCGTTAACATTGCAAACGGTAAAACCAATTGCCGAATGGGAACCTAGAAACGAAGTTTGGGGCGAAAATTATCCCCGAGAATACGAGACTTATTTGAAGACACTTGATACAAATTTTGTAAGTAAATACGGCGGTTCGGCATTCAGAGATTATTTAGAAGAATATCCCGAACTTGTAGTTATGTGGGCAGGTTACGGATTCTCGAAAGAATATAATCAAGGAAGAGGACACGCCCACGCAATTGAGGATATAAGAGAAATTTTAAGAACCGGTGGAAACGATGTTCGTCCAATGCCTTCAACTTGCTGGACTTGTAAAAGTACAGATGTTCCAAGATTAATGGCGGAAGAAGGTGTTGAAGAATTTTACAAAGGAAATTGGTTTGATAAAGGTCATCAAGTTGTAAATCCAATCGGATGTCAGGATTGTCACGATCCCAACACAATGAATTTAAGAATAACACGTCCCGCATTAATTGAAGCTTTCGAAAGACAAGGTAAAAAGATTTCGGAATTTTCACACAACGAAATGCGTTCACTTGTTTGTGCACAATGCCACGTTGAATATTATTTCAAAGGAGAAGGAAATTATTTAACATTCCCATGGGATAAAGGATTTACCGCTGATGATATGGAAGAATACTACGACGAAATCAATTTTACTGATTGGACACATTCATTAAGTAAGACTCCTATGTTAAAGGCACAGCATCCGGATTTCGAACTTTATATGACAGGAACTCATGCCGAACAAGGAGTATCATGCGTTGATTGTCATATGCCTTATAGAACAGAAGGGGGAGTTAAGTTTACTGATCATCATATTCAATCACCACTTAACAATGTCGAGAATTCTTGCTTTGTTTGTCACAGAGACGAGACAGACAAAATGATTCAAAAAGTTTACAGCAGACAAGATCGAATTATGGAATTAAGAGGTTTGTTGGAAGAAGCATTAGCAGCTGCACATATTGAAGCTAAAACAGCTTGGGATAACGGCGCACAACAAAATGAAATGGAAGCAGCATTAAAACTAATCCGTCATGCACAATGGAGATGGGATTGGGTTGCTGCCGCTAACGGTGCCGGATTCCACTCACCTGATGAATCATTGCGAGTTCTTGGTACCGGTATCCAAAAAGCAGAACAAGCCAGAAAAGAATTAGCATTAGTTCTTGTAAAGCACGGAGTGAGTTACCCGATTGCAATGCCGGATATTTCAACAAAAGAAAAAGCTCAAAAGTATATCGGTCTTGATATGGAAATGTTGAAAAAAGACAAAGAAAACTTCCTTAACACTACTGCAAAAGATTGGGATAAAATTGCTAAGGAAAGACAAGGTACGTTAAAAGAATATTAATCTGATATTTACTAATAGCAGTTAAGTATAGAATAGCCCGTCATGCGACGGGCTTTTTTTTACTGCTGCACTAATGAAGACGAATATTGAATTGGTAAGCCATCATCATCCAAAGTGCAGAATGCAATGTGCACTTTTATGGTGGGATATAATGAGAATAGCGTATTATCGGTTTCCTCGAAAGTGACGCTGAATGAAAGCGGATTCTCGAGATCGAGTGGTTGAGCTACGGTAGTTAAGGGAAAGAAATGTACCTTCTCATTATTTGCTTTTTCTGGATCGTTCACTTCAATAATGAAGTATGCTTCTATGTTCTTTTCTACTTCGGTATTAAACAGAGTAGGATTTGAGAACTGCATTAATGAAAGGTTAATCCCGTTTTCATCTCTTGCATAAGTATTAATTGAAAATGCAAAACCAAAACCCGGAACAATTGAAAAACCATCCACAGTACCGCTGCCTGTAATGTAAGGATAGTTCTTTTTGATGCAGTAATTGTAAGCGGATTGTTTTGGTCCTGCCGCTTCTTTCCAAAAATATCTCAGACTATTAATCGAGTTTATTTTTTTTGAAGCTTTGATACCCGTAAGAAATCTGTTTCTCCTTTCAACGCCTTCAGGGGAAGTATCGATTTTTCTATTGGAAGTTTTACGCATAACAAAGTTATCATCTCCTTTAATGACGCCGATGTAATCACCGAACGTACCGGAGAGTTTTCCGAAAAATTTCTCTTTGAATGAAGCCATTTTTTGTTTCTCCTAATTATTAGTCAATTATATTTATTTTGTTTTGAGCCCGCCTACGCTAAGGCTTCTTAGATTCCGGCTAAATGATTGCCGGAATGACCGGTTGTTTGAGATTCCTCAGTAATCAAGAGGCGATTCCTTCGGAATGACAGAAATGGAAAGATGGGGGGTGAGCGGGGATTGGTGGTTGTTCGAGAATGGGACGGTACTGTTACGGCACTATGACGGCACTGTAACGGCAACTCTTCGAGTATTGTTCGAGAATTATTCGACAAGTATTCGAGAACTATTCGACAAATTAGTATGAATCGGGTATGGAGTGAGGTGTATTGATTTATGAAATTGTACATCGTTTTCCCTTTTTGATTAGTGCTCGAAGCAGTTTTAATTACTTTTAGAACACGAGAGGAAAAATGGATGCCATTTCCATTTCCAATTATGGAGGTATTTTTGGAAGTTTAAATTTGGAAGTGATTTCCAAAATTAGAGGATGTTATAATCCATGCAGCGTCTTTTTGCGGTGTGGTTTGAACAGCCTAATTCATCACCAAGCTTTTTAAAGTTAATTGTACCATTATTCTTTCTACATTTTTCGTTGATAATTTTTAATAGTTTATCTTTTGTAAGTCCGTGTTTCTGCAAGTAATTTTTCTTTTTCAGTTTCTTAATTAGATTATTCGCAGCTTCATGCTCGGTAATATTTCTTTCTCTCTCTTCTCGAGTTGTATCCTTAACCGTGTTATGAATCTTTATTGGATTTGCAGTTTTCTGATATGCCCTGGGACGAATTATCAGTGTGAAAAATGAGTTGGGTTTTGCCGGTGCCAACGGTTTGTCGTACTTGATCTGCATTTGATTAATTGCGTGCTCAATATCGGTCGAGTGATTTTGACATAGTTGATAAATTTTCTTTACTCTTTCTTCATCGTTTTTACCGTTTATATAAGGAATTATATCTGCCAGCTCAGGACCATATTTTAAGAAAAAGCCGTCGAGGGTAAAACCTCTAAAGTTTTGAGCCATGCGTATAAATTCCAAAAGTGTTTTGAGAACAAGGTCATCGGTTAAGCTGTCCTTAAGAAAATCGAAATCATAGTTATTCTGATCATCCCATTTGTCTATTTCGGCAGAGAATGAAGCGAATCTTCTATCTACACATTGTGAGCATTTGCCGCAATGAGGTTTTGAACTTGTATTATCACGCGTACTGCTGCATGAAATAGAGTTAATAAATAGATTTGCACTTTCGTGTTTTTTCAAAATTTTTATAACATCGGTTTTTGTTTTATCGAAAAATTTATTTTTTATAACAAAAGGTTCTTCCGCAATTGCTGAGAATAGGCTTCCAAGTAGAGCGAGGGTTTTAGGATGGGTTGTTCTGCTTGAACGTGCATTCATAAGATCTTGAGTTTCTGCAAAGTTAAGAGAGGTCATGCCGTTTTCGTGAACGTATATTTCCTTTTGACCGTAAGCTTCCGCCACAACAAAAGCTGTTGATGTATATAGAAATGATCTTGTTCTCTGACTCTCTTCGGCGGAACTTTCATTACTCAAACCGCATTCAAATTTGTAATGACTTACTCGGCCAGGATAAGTTTGCTGGAGTAAGTTAAAGAGTTTGTTCTGAACACTAATAGTAGTTTTTTGACCGGAACGATGACTAACCAAGCAAACGTGAGAGTGGTTTGTCTGAAGACTTTCAACCGCACCGGCGAGTGAATCTATACCGCCCGAAAAGAGAAGAACTTTTAATTGATCTTCTTTCTGCATATTGAAATTATCGTTATCGAAAATTGATGAAGGAAAATCTTCATCGGACTGATAGAAAGAAAATTCATACTTGCTGTCACCGGTCATAAATTCGAGCGCGTCGGTTAAAAGTTTTTGAATATCGGGTCGTACCCAAAAAGCATAGTCGATAACTCCGATATGAAACACGATATGACGGCTCCATGAATGATACTCCTGCGCTGAGGGACTTCCACGTTTTATTTTTCGGTCGGCGGCAAAGAGATAGCCCGCAATGTTAAGTAAATCTTTGTGACGTGGTTTAACGGTTAGTACTGCATCAATCAACTTATCAAGTTTTATTCTTGTATTATACTCAGGTAATTCTTTTCTGTGTTCAAGTATGATTTTCTTAGAATCCGGATAGTTTACAGCCGCACCAAAACCACCGCATGAGACAATATGTTTTTTACTATTGCTCATTTCAATTCCTCAAACAGAATTTCACTTCTCATTTTCTTGAAGGTATTGCGAATGAGCTTGTTGATATCTTTACCCGAAGGTTTATTTTCTTTGGA
It contains:
- a CDS encoding arylamine N-acetyltransferase, whose product is MDKVQLDKYLERINFRNKICNNLDTLSALQKSHLLNIPFENLDIHHKIPISINLEYFYNKIVENKRGGFCYELNGLFNELLKSLGFKTHLVSARVFNTQEKYGDEFDHLAIIVKIDNDNWIVDVGFGEFAFSPLKIITGIEQKDERGIFRIISFNKDYLAVQKKSSDGWKNEYLFSLRPRNISEFSDKCNYHQSSPDSTFTQKKLCSIATLNGRITLTDKSLKITSNDTVREIEIVNDKRFYQLLKIYFDIEFKADI
- a CDS encoding Na/Pi symporter, giving the protein MKKLFLYIFLLFLTINANANLDSLKIQLVLKESIRISKSYYATAGEMLKEPFTVFILDSAKHPIPNIPVVFNIVSHPEKEKHTFIEQNIVYSDSTGKAETNIRLGSSQGNYIFSAHIKNYSGEIDPIYLSVIARKDNWVAMLIMGVIGGLGLFLYGMHMLSNGLKKTAGNKMRSILNTVTTNRFVAVGIGTIVTMITQSSSATTVMLVSFVQAKLISFTQTMGIVLGAGIGTTITLQLIAFKLTDYSLLIIGIGFMLYFFFSAKKIKNVGESIFGFGILFFGMYIMSDSMEPLRTFQPFIDIVLQLENPILGILIGTLFTALIQSSAAFLGIVLVFSMQGLISLEASIPLIFGANIGTTVTALLATINSNRDAKRVALSHTFFKVFAVILFVWWIPTFTELIKSIPPTINGNETSAEMMDVIIPRQIANAHTVFNVLFTLAFLPFLKPIANLLYKILPDKEEEEIAPYKTRFLEDSLISTPTLALNLAKAEVLEFAEKVKRMSEIIIIPFFEDNEQVLDEVKELEKEVDYLQHKTAKYLTKISQQDIDENTAEESFQILQCSAEFEIIADLISTRLRNLAKKRIRFNLAFSNDGKAELTKFHSQTVKQVARAIDVFKDTKFERGKKLEQKYQKYKAGELNLKRSHFDRLRQDIPEAIQTNEMHLELIDILLRINRHAALIGRIMMGALEAEDENEVEQNNK
- a CDS encoding DUF1858 domain-containing protein; the protein is MTIKEDIKLDITPKTLVGDLLKNYPQLEDKLIEIAPVFKKLKNPVLRRTVAKVTTLKQASVVGGVSLSLLINELRNATGLDDIEVEEDIFEKIKPKPVWVEENPIKKKYDAREDLENGNHPAVKVTKEILELKENENYLLITPFIPAPLLKIMEDKGFETFTEKAEEELIKTYVRLK
- a CDS encoding 4Fe-4S binding protein codes for the protein MQREIIKIDEELCDGCGECVPSCHEGALQVIDGKVRLISDLFCDGLGACIGHCPQGALTIEKREAEPYNESKVMDYIVKGGPNVIKAHLEHLIDHNELDFVTEAIEYLNKYNIPIPELRKEKVEHTSCPGSKEMSFEADDYSENESGSRQSHLTHWPIQLHLVSPQAQYYRDAHLLLAADCCGFSYPDFHKDFLKGKSLAIACPKLDTNKQVYFDKLITMVEQSRLKAITVLVMQVPCCGGLVQMVQQAIEMTGSDIVVDVKLIGIDGKVLKETQIN
- a CDS encoding DUF488 family protein, with product MIKVKRVYEEPSKDDGLRILVDRLWPRGLTKEKAKVDLWLKEISPSNELRKWYHDNFDEWNEFKKKYKNELKDKTETVAELKQLIKKNKIVTFVYSSKEEEKNNAVALKEFVS
- a CDS encoding DUF438 domain-containing protein; translation: MSEFINNSEQRVKNLKTLILKLHAGETVEETQKELKKIMGEVPYGEVVQAEEELIKEGLDREEVLKFCDLHSDALKGNLMSKFSKEIPEGHPVDVFINENREIEKVIESIRKLYPTEDYNGSPAETLNEINKQFNLLMDIEKHYVRKENLVFPFLEKHNITGPPMVMWGKHDETRGLLKSAFSVFEEKENIDLETLNGFIEFMFEPTLKSIEEMIYKEDNILFPMCIDTFTDIEWYEIDQQSDEIGFCIFYPDKRWQPEFDTKLDPLGKEETKFKLSTGSLSPEELEGIFNSIPLDITFVDKEDKVRYFSHGTDRIFQRSKAILGREVQYCHPPSSVHIVNQILDDFKSGKQDAAKFWIDFHGKYVHISYYAVRDKEGKYLGTLELTQDIAEFRELEGERRILQYDN
- a CDS encoding CopD family protein, with amino-acid sequence MDRILINYLHLLGSIVWIGGAIYMHLVLQPSLKSIDARESGKLQGIIAKRFSIVAWSSIIVLIITGFLKTPSSLLLDTTSNFGVILLIKHVFILLAIIVGLTIALYVVPNLQKYAPKPGESPVQEFFRFQKRLKTLAATNLIFALIILGMASMLW